One stretch of Candidatus Nitrosotenuis cloacae DNA includes these proteins:
- a CDS encoding TATA-box-binding protein has protein sequence MPQTKPIVSVENVVASASVDQKIDLNEVTKKFPDTEYHPDQFPGLVFRLKTPRTATLIFRTGKMVCTGAKSEEMAVKAVQTVVERLRKGGIKIKNDAEIVVQNIVAAINLGGKIHLEHAARTLPRSMYEPEQFPGLIHRMLDPKTVILLFASGKLVCTGAKKEADVYRSVNNLHSLLEEKKLMIYDQ, from the coding sequence ATGCCACAAACAAAGCCAATTGTATCAGTTGAAAATGTAGTTGCTTCTGCTTCAGTTGATCAGAAAATAGATCTAAATGAGGTCACAAAAAAATTCCCAGACACTGAATATCATCCAGACCAGTTTCCAGGATTAGTATTTCGATTAAAGACACCGCGTACCGCTACTCTGATTTTCCGAACTGGTAAGATGGTTTGTACCGGTGCAAAATCAGAGGAGATGGCAGTAAAAGCAGTACAAACAGTAGTAGAAAGACTGCGAAAAGGTGGAATCAAAATAAAAAATGATGCAGAAATTGTTGTGCAAAACATTGTTGCGGCAATAAACCTAGGTGGTAAGATTCACCTAGAGCATGCAGCAAGGACCTTACCACGAAGCATGTACGAGCCAGAGCAATTCCCAGGATTGATACACAGAATGCTGGACCCAAAGACTGTGATTCTGTTATTTGCATCAGGCAAGCTTGTCTGCACAGGCGCAAAAAAGGAAGCAGACGTGTATCGCTCAGTCAACAATCTACACTCATTATTAGAAGAAAAGAAACTGATGATCTACGACCAATAA
- a CDS encoding ASCH domain-containing protein, with protein sequence MSTFKCLSVSQPFADLIIKGKKTIELRHWNTNYRGEFLIHSPTKIKTKDCKRLGIDPSVLPTGVIVGKATIFDTKKYQTKKELGIDKKHHFASDDYFSSKTFGFLLKSPKEFKLPIPAKGKLGFFDVDLSSTEIKDDDLTSEIFDEEYRTQWINHH encoded by the coding sequence TTGAGCACCTTCAAGTGTCTATCAGTTTCCCAGCCATTTGCTGATCTTATCATAAAAGGCAAAAAGACAATCGAGCTAAGACACTGGAACACAAACTATCGCGGTGAGTTTCTGATTCATTCCCCTACAAAGATCAAAACAAAAGACTGCAAACGGCTTGGAATCGATCCCAGTGTATTACCTACTGGAGTTATTGTTGGCAAGGCCACAATATTTGATACCAAAAAATACCAAACCAAAAAAGAACTAGGGATAGACAAAAAACATCATTTTGCAAGCGATGATTATTTTTCGAGTAAAACATTTGGTTTTTTGCTAAAAAGTCCAAAAGAATTCAAGCTGCCGATTCCTGCCAAAGGCAAATTAGGATTTTTTGATGTCGATCTTTCCAGTACAGAGATCAAAGATGACGATCTGACATCAGAGATATTTGATGAGGAATATCGTACTCAGTGGATAAACCACCACTAG
- a CDS encoding MBL fold metallo-hydrolase, translated as MNIEITPEELSQILQAKSNTIILDIRAKENYMNGHIAGAANAVCNSMQQKQIIMSKLPPSMKIILVDEDGTEAKQNATMMARFGFDAHYLKDGIKSWQGETIKSTQDTIISGDNLWDSIKKDNNVFLLDVREPSEFAEFKIPGAVNIPLSQLFMPGSQTHLPKDKKIVTICSHGNRSMVATFALAQNGLESTSLVGGMSLWNQVLSAITLKENDTTIIQVEKIGKGCLSHIIGSNGEAVVIDPTYPPSKYIEFAQKEGLKITCVIDTHQHADHVSAAKDLSQMTGAKLYLSKLEEYKLESQQTVDGDTISFGSKQLKAIHTPGHTPGSMSFVLNDKYVFSGDILFVEGIGRPDLRDQAEEFAAKLYDTLHNKLLKFGDDVKIFPTHHGEGVIPTKDGIFYTTVQNAKKLPLLDLGQAEFVSKVVSITTPRPMNYSMIIKINKGVIPVPPMQIPDLEMGPNRCSIRM; from the coding sequence ATGAACATAGAGATCACACCAGAAGAGTTATCCCAGATTTTACAAGCCAAATCAAACACCATAATTCTAGACATTAGAGCAAAGGAAAATTACATGAATGGTCACATTGCAGGCGCTGCAAACGCAGTGTGCAACTCCATGCAGCAAAAACAGATCATAATGTCAAAGCTTCCACCAAGCATGAAGATCATACTAGTTGATGAAGATGGCACGGAGGCAAAGCAAAATGCCACCATGATGGCTCGCTTTGGCTTTGATGCTCATTATCTCAAGGACGGAATAAAGTCATGGCAAGGCGAGACGATCAAAAGCACCCAAGATACCATAATTAGCGGCGATAACCTGTGGGATTCAATCAAAAAAGACAACAATGTGTTTTTGTTGGATGTGCGAGAGCCCTCAGAGTTTGCCGAGTTTAAGATTCCAGGTGCAGTAAACATTCCACTATCACAATTATTTATGCCAGGATCGCAAACACATCTGCCAAAGGACAAAAAAATTGTCACAATATGCTCTCATGGGAATCGCTCCATGGTTGCAACATTTGCGCTGGCACAGAACGGACTGGAATCAACATCTCTTGTTGGTGGAATGTCATTATGGAACCAAGTGCTAAGTGCTATAACACTAAAAGAAAATGACACCACGATAATTCAGGTAGAAAAAATTGGAAAGGGTTGCCTATCACACATCATAGGATCAAATGGAGAAGCAGTCGTAATTGATCCAACATACCCCCCATCAAAATACATAGAATTTGCACAAAAGGAAGGCCTCAAGATCACATGTGTAATTGATACACATCAGCACGCAGACCATGTCTCTGCTGCAAAGGATCTATCACAAATGACAGGCGCAAAACTATACCTATCAAAACTGGAAGAATACAAGCTTGAATCACAGCAAACGGTTGATGGTGATACCATATCGTTTGGCTCAAAACAACTCAAGGCAATACACACACCTGGCCACACGCCAGGCAGCATGTCGTTTGTGCTGAATGACAAGTATGTCTTCTCAGGCGATATTTTGTTCGTAGAGGGAATTGGTCGACCAGACCTTAGAGACCAAGCAGAAGAATTTGCTGCAAAGCTGTATGATACCCTACACAACAAATTACTAAAATTCGGAGACGATGTCAAGATATTTCCAACTCATCATGGTGAAGGGGTTATCCCAACAAAGGACGGAATATTCTACACCACAGTGCAAAATGCAAAGAAGCTTCCATTATTAGATTTAGGTCAGGCAGAATTTGTATCAAAGGTAGTCAGCATCACAACCCCAAGACCAATGAACTATTCAATGATCATAAAAATCAACAAAGGTGTAATCCCAGTCCCTCCAATGCAGATTCCAGATTTAGAGATGGGTCCAAACAGATGCAGCATCAGAATGTAA
- a CDS encoding sensor histidine kinase has protein sequence MTRFIQKKDPNENSTNNGRMIFFSKAPGQNAETEVETQKAESSQKSEFEKIANGTDDISNTKSQNEDKYSMITNIIEEEKKELSNIQNLIRKRSETLDAAKKLLREKQGLLQTHLDRKANKFTVVGEMSSKMVHDIKNPLTVIKVQVDLLKLRHSKEEDSTLLNSLERMEHAVNGITNHINDILNFIRETPTAFENNNILKILNDSIGYINKPDNVTIELPSNDLTIECDATKLQRVFTNIIANSTQALEKGGTITVQILEKDNDAIIQISDSGPGIPLEVLPKIFDPLFTTKKDGTGLGLSTCKRIIEEEHNGTIQAENNPTRFTMKIPKAQQ, from the coding sequence TTGACCAGATTCATCCAGAAAAAAGACCCAAATGAAAATTCAACCAATAATGGAAGAATGATCTTTTTCTCAAAGGCACCTGGCCAAAATGCCGAAACCGAAGTGGAGACTCAAAAAGCAGAGTCAAGCCAAAAAAGCGAATTTGAGAAAATAGCTAATGGAACTGACGATATTTCCAATACAAAATCTCAAAATGAAGACAAGTATTCGATGATAACTAACATTATAGAAGAAGAGAAAAAGGAGCTGAGCAACATCCAAAATCTCATCCGCAAACGCTCAGAAACATTGGATGCAGCAAAGAAACTGCTCAGGGAAAAACAAGGTCTACTTCAGACACATCTGGACAGAAAGGCAAACAAATTCACCGTAGTAGGTGAGATGTCATCAAAAATGGTTCATGACATCAAAAACCCATTAACAGTAATCAAAGTCCAAGTTGATCTGCTAAAATTACGACACTCAAAGGAGGAAGACTCGACACTGCTCAACTCGCTTGAGCGAATGGAACATGCAGTTAATGGAATTACAAATCACATCAATGACATTTTGAATTTCATAAGGGAAACTCCCACAGCATTTGAGAATAATAACATCCTAAAGATTCTAAACGATTCAATAGGTTACATCAACAAGCCAGACAATGTCACAATCGAGCTGCCATCAAATGATCTTACCATTGAGTGTGATGCAACAAAGCTGCAAAGAGTATTTACCAATATAATTGCAAATTCAACTCAGGCATTGGAAAAAGGCGGAACCATCACAGTACAGATCTTGGAAAAAGACAATGATGCAATAATTCAGATAAGCGATAGCGGTCCTGGAATTCCACTAGAAGTTTTGCCGAAAATATTTGATCCATTATTCACTACAAAAAAGGATGGAACCGGACTAGGACTATCCACATGTAAAAGAATAATCGAGGAAGAACACAATGGTACCATTCAAGCAGAAAACAACCCTACAAGGTTTACCATGAAAATACCAAAAGCCCAACAATAG
- a CDS encoding vWA domain-containing protein, with translation MQSLQLRNDTLVEIATFLARRWSEKEKVIVEFSDKKENTTKLKENKISLVSPEKYAGTDFEKYRQFRVSIWYESMRIKFCKKILSNDHAFGFILNTLETRRVELLGRKVWRGMDEELIFNYTYAWLYRPQLGNILGKSRIVEAFYQKFLLGDIKGELQPSFAERVAMASVRAKEIIVETIEKKYDTEWLEKKIPEILSILNIDALTTVPLAVPWKGPGLMITPQDFAKALQKIAQNKEADFGKIDIDNILSGKDIAEEFKVIKEENKKNENKGLGSESIGIQVPGSTNVDETKIYDQDLISNLKTKFKEWKTSWKEQHVISGEEFDAESYIEGYKPFVTDVKKSIKSKIVILLDHSSSITDQQVQYKKATLALCEVLSFLKIKFSVFAFNTTQKQVVCWMVKPEDVKWNNASAKRLAQIEANGGTPLADVYQKMYSVLKSKKPDIFLTLSDGEPSDPDAVRAMVKSLKTLGIKMVAIGVGHDTFSATTIANNLRYLGYEKTLAVSRLKDIPNRVLAVLETS, from the coding sequence ATGCAATCACTGCAGCTCAGAAACGACACACTAGTAGAGATTGCCACGTTTTTGGCGAGAAGGTGGTCTGAGAAGGAAAAAGTAATTGTAGAGTTTTCAGACAAAAAGGAAAACACAACCAAACTAAAAGAAAACAAGATTAGCTTAGTGTCGCCCGAAAAATATGCTGGTACTGACTTTGAAAAATACAGGCAGTTCCGCGTTTCTATTTGGTATGAGTCAATGCGAATCAAGTTTTGCAAAAAAATTCTCTCAAATGACCATGCTTTTGGCTTTATTCTAAACACATTAGAGACACGACGCGTTGAGTTACTAGGGCGAAAAGTTTGGCGCGGAATGGATGAAGAGTTGATCTTCAACTATACCTATGCGTGGTTGTATAGGCCTCAGCTCGGAAATATTTTGGGAAAATCAAGAATTGTAGAGGCGTTTTACCAAAAATTTCTGTTAGGTGATATCAAGGGGGAATTGCAGCCAAGCTTTGCGGAACGAGTCGCAATGGCATCAGTGCGTGCAAAAGAGATCATAGTAGAAACAATAGAAAAAAAATACGATACTGAATGGCTGGAGAAAAAAATTCCCGAGATTCTGAGTATTCTAAACATTGATGCACTAACAACGGTTCCGCTTGCTGTGCCATGGAAGGGTCCCGGATTGATGATCACACCTCAAGACTTTGCAAAGGCATTGCAGAAAATTGCACAAAACAAGGAAGCAGACTTCGGGAAAATAGACATTGATAATATTTTATCTGGCAAAGACATTGCCGAGGAATTCAAGGTGATAAAAGAAGAAAACAAGAAAAACGAAAACAAGGGCCTCGGAAGTGAATCCATTGGAATCCAAGTACCAGGCTCCACAAATGTTGATGAGACCAAAATCTATGATCAGGACCTAATCAGCAATCTCAAGACAAAATTCAAAGAGTGGAAGACCAGCTGGAAAGAACAACACGTCATATCTGGTGAGGAATTTGATGCAGAGTCCTACATTGAGGGCTACAAGCCGTTTGTAACAGATGTGAAAAAATCAATCAAATCAAAAATAGTCATATTGTTGGATCATTCATCAAGCATAACAGACCAACAGGTACAATACAAAAAGGCAACACTTGCATTGTGCGAGGTCTTGTCGTTTTTGAAGATTAAGTTCTCTGTCTTTGCTTTCAACACAACACAAAAACAAGTAGTATGCTGGATGGTAAAGCCAGAAGACGTAAAATGGAATAATGCATCTGCAAAAAGACTGGCGCAAATCGAGGCAAATGGGGGAACACCGCTTGCGGATGTGTATCAAAAAATGTATTCTGTTTTGAAATCAAAAAAGCCCGATATTTTTCTGACACTATCTGATGGAGAGCCATCAGATCCCGATGCAGTTCGTGCCATGGTAAAATCACTCAAAACACTCGGAATCAAGATGGTGGCAATTGGTGTTGGTCATGACACATTTAGTGCAACCACAATAGCAAACAATCTTCGATATTTGGGATATGAAAAAACATTGGCAGTCTCAAGACTAAAGGACATTCCAAACAGAGTTTTGGCTGTTTTAGAAACTAGTTAA
- a CDS encoding AAA family ATPase, whose translation MLQSSSAYLDWNNSLDVLGKAHDAGLFVLIIGPKGTGKTSLVREFASRKGAKLESINFSLRTRESHLIGTKTLNDGTIGFDEGILIKSMKDGSFLYLDELNAAEADVLLRLDEALDDRRQIVLKESTGEMINADQKWFVVATINPLTHVGTKELPPQLLSRFPVRIRLDYPPEETEFEIVKRHVSGSFDDKLKQGINLANTLRQAAAVEELYYSPSLRESIAYAKLLDSGLDAKKSADIVFGNVYAQWGSVEYQKVSDIITSMFGR comes from the coding sequence ATGCTACAGTCATCGTCGGCATATTTAGACTGGAATAATTCTTTGGACGTTTTAGGCAAGGCTCATGATGCAGGTCTTTTTGTTTTGATAATCGGCCCAAAGGGAACCGGCAAGACCTCGCTGGTGCGAGAGTTTGCAAGTAGAAAGGGTGCAAAGCTGGAATCAATCAATTTCAGCCTTCGAACTCGCGAGAGTCACCTAATCGGAACCAAGACACTCAATGATGGAACAATTGGATTTGATGAGGGAATTTTGATAAAATCAATGAAGGATGGAAGTTTTCTGTATCTGGATGAGCTAAATGCAGCAGAGGCAGACGTTCTACTAAGATTGGATGAGGCACTTGACGATAGAAGACAGATTGTTCTCAAGGAATCAACTGGCGAAATGATTAACGCAGATCAGAAATGGTTTGTAGTGGCCACAATAAATCCGCTGACTCATGTTGGAACAAAAGAGCTTCCACCACAGCTATTAAGCAGATTCCCAGTTAGAATCAGATTAGATTATCCCCCAGAGGAAACCGAATTTGAAATAGTAAAGCGCCATGTTTCTGGAAGCTTTGATGATAAATTAAAGCAGGGAATAAACCTGGCAAACACACTGCGACAGGCAGCTGCAGTGGAGGAATTGTATTATTCGCCTAGCCTACGTGAAAGCATTGCGTATGCAAAACTTTTGGACTCTGGCCTTGATGCAAAGAAATCAGCAGACATTGTTTTTGGAAACGTGTACGCCCAGTGGGGAAGCGTCGAATACCAAAAGGTAAGCGACATCATTACATCCATGTTTGGTAGATAA
- a CDS encoding NAD(P)/FAD-dependent oxidoreductase — translation MKTDYDLIVAGGGLAGMIAAHSAAHYSNQKISILVIDRNPPILLGRKSINGWVCGDAVSKEAVDYMGSHIKVSWGAPEIEHKVKGVMALSPDRETSIPFDGDGFLLNRQQLPQTQYKEALKRGINVDFEVNLTGLIYDGNQVVGVEGTDKKTNQPYKKTAKVVIDATGVTSMLRNQIKNTTKMERRIDRTDLESTGRHIMYFDQGEDDLSEFDPDYCLIHLDQDIAPGGYGWVFPKGKNKVNIGLGVEKTILDKRNKRLGKHDDVTGLINQYVARNRAIKNPRISTDPSDVNNATGNFQVSVRRQNDCMVANGFMLVGDSAWMPKPLDAGGIGPALIAGSIIGKNAVDAIESGDVTEKGLWQYNVDYTREYGYKTAGLEVFRRLLQMLTNDQINYGMKHFLGNMDVEAISKGEHPDFSMVGKMGMLIRGALNKKLADGLRYTTQQNRWLTEHYRNYPTTPDGFEEWNKKLLKIMHESYEHLAKWDN, via the coding sequence GTGAAAACAGATTACGACCTGATTGTAGCTGGTGGCGGACTCGCAGGAATGATTGCTGCACACTCGGCTGCTCATTATTCTAATCAAAAAATATCAATTCTGGTAATAGATAGAAATCCGCCAATCTTGCTTGGCAGAAAATCAATCAATGGTTGGGTTTGCGGAGACGCAGTATCAAAGGAAGCAGTTGACTACATGGGAAGCCACATCAAGGTTTCATGGGGGGCACCAGAAATTGAGCACAAAGTAAAAGGCGTTATGGCATTATCACCAGACAGAGAGACGTCCATTCCATTTGATGGTGATGGATTTTTGCTAAACAGACAACAACTTCCACAGACCCAGTACAAGGAGGCACTAAAGCGCGGAATCAATGTCGACTTTGAGGTAAACCTTACCGGACTGATATACGATGGAAATCAGGTGGTGGGAGTAGAAGGTACTGATAAAAAGACAAACCAGCCCTACAAGAAAACCGCCAAAGTGGTAATCGATGCCACAGGTGTTACATCGATGCTACGAAACCAGATCAAAAACACTACAAAGATGGAGCGACGAATCGACAGAACCGATCTTGAATCGACTGGCAGACACATTATGTATTTTGATCAGGGGGAAGACGATCTATCAGAGTTCGATCCGGACTATTGCTTGATTCATTTGGACCAAGACATTGCGCCTGGTGGATATGGATGGGTATTTCCAAAGGGCAAAAACAAGGTCAACATCGGACTAGGTGTTGAGAAGACAATTCTAGATAAACGAAACAAAAGACTTGGCAAGCATGATGATGTCACAGGCTTGATCAATCAATATGTTGCAAGAAACCGCGCAATTAAAAATCCAAGAATATCTACTGATCCATCAGATGTGAACAATGCAACTGGAAACTTTCAGGTATCAGTCAGAAGACAAAACGACTGCATGGTTGCAAATGGATTCATGTTGGTTGGCGACTCGGCATGGATGCCAAAACCACTTGATGCTGGAGGAATAGGCCCCGCACTAATTGCCGGCTCTATTATCGGCAAAAACGCAGTTGATGCAATAGAGTCAGGTGATGTGACAGAAAAGGGACTTTGGCAATACAATGTTGATTATACCAGAGAATATGGCTACAAGACTGCAGGCCTTGAGGTCTTTAGAAGATTATTGCAAATGCTGACAAATGATCAGATCAATTATGGAATGAAGCACTTTTTGGGCAACATGGATGTTGAGGCAATCAGCAAAGGTGAGCACCCCGACTTTTCCATGGTGGGCAAAATGGGAATGCTCATTCGCGGGGCACTAAACAAAAAGCTAGCAGACGGGCTGCGATACACAACACAACAAAACAGATGGCTAACAGAGCACTATCGCAACTATCCTACCACGCCAGATGGATTTGAGGAATGGAACAAAAAACTGCTCAAGATAATGCATGAATCCTATGAGCATCTGGCAAAATGGGACAACTAG
- a CDS encoding RNA-binding domain-containing protein, with amino-acid sequence MEKRLEVEIQVIIHATEDSQKLFDAFAEIFDLSQDDFTMQNLQGHYDNPIILVHGKIKKKKAIHFVKTMLSHIPKNEIDEIIEDLDNRCDGSGLYMRISKQSLVQGKVEPANEDPIKLKIYTPIYTQKDLIKTYSELLTSTI; translated from the coding sequence ATGGAAAAAAGACTTGAAGTAGAGATTCAAGTTATCATACATGCAACTGAAGACTCTCAAAAGCTCTTTGATGCTTTTGCAGAGATTTTTGATTTAAGCCAAGACGACTTTACAATGCAGAATCTCCAAGGACATTATGACAATCCAATCATACTGGTTCATGGAAAAATAAAAAAGAAAAAGGCAATTCACTTTGTCAAGACCATGTTATCACACATTCCAAAAAACGAAATAGATGAGATCATCGAAGATTTGGATAACCGATGTGATGGTTCTGGATTATACATGAGAATCTCAAAGCAATCTCTAGTACAGGGAAAAGTAGAACCCGCTAACGAGGATCCAATAAAGCTGAAAATTTACACACCAATTTACACACAAAAGGATCTCATCAAGACATATTCCGAATTACTCACAAGCACAATTTAA
- a CDS encoding 30S ribosomal protein S3ae, with product MARKRGGKVKDKWREKKWVTVIAPESFNNAPLAYIPITDEQKAIGRVIEVTLFDILKGDPSQYQYKIYFQISKVEGDKAYAIFKRYEYAKEFLRSLIRRGSSKVSFVMNVKTKDNYLFRLKVIALTHKKLNTSRKHALRLIARDVMNKTIPEMTIDQFVQATCYGKINSDIMAAAKKVIRMRHVGLEKVKLIRTAEAQVTLLEA from the coding sequence TTGGCTCGTAAACGAGGCGGTAAAGTAAAGGACAAGTGGCGTGAGAAAAAATGGGTCACAGTAATTGCCCCAGAGTCATTTAACAATGCACCACTTGCATACATACCAATTACTGATGAGCAAAAAGCAATTGGCCGTGTAATCGAGGTAACACTCTTTGATATTCTAAAAGGAGATCCGTCTCAATATCAGTACAAGATTTACTTCCAGATTAGCAAAGTAGAAGGTGACAAGGCATATGCAATATTCAAGAGATACGAATATGCAAAGGAATTCCTCAGAAGCCTGATTCGACGTGGCTCCAGCAAGGTAAGCTTTGTGATGAATGTAAAGACAAAGGACAACTATCTATTCAGACTAAAAGTAATTGCATTGACTCACAAGAAGCTCAACACATCACGCAAGCATGCTCTAAGACTAATTGCAAGAGATGTAATGAACAAGACCATTCCAGAGATGACAATTGATCAATTTGTGCAAGCAACATGCTATGGAAAGATAAACTCGGATATCATGGCGGCAGCAAAGAAGGTCATTCGCATGAGACACGTAGGTCTTGAAAAGGTAAAGCTAATTAGAACTGCAGAAGCTCAAGTCACATTGCTAGAAGCATAA
- the serS gene encoding serine--tRNA ligase — translation MLDPKLIKEKPEIIRKMLSDRHVQFDLDGLVNADSKRRELIIKTDELRKQKNQVAAEIATKKKTGQNADDAIAKMQTVSQQLQALEAEQIKTESDYNKLAMTMPNLIHESVPLGADDTSNIQVKTWGVIPKFEFKIKDHIDMAQDLGLVDLERAAKTAGARFYYLKNNLVRLNQALIHFALDYLAEKQYGLVQPPYMINRGSMEGAIIADDFESVIYKVQDEDLFLIGTSEHSIAAMHSDEILEGKDLPIRYAGVSPCFRKEAGAHGRDQKGIFRVHQFEKVEQYVFARPEDSWKEHEKMLTVAEEFYQKLEIPYRVMLLSSGDMGKVSAKTYDIEAWMAGQNAYREIVSCSNCLDFQTRRLKIRFRDKTNEQTQYLHSLNSTLVATTRTLVAIMENFQTKDGHISVPKPLQKYLGSSVI, via the coding sequence ATGCTGGACCCAAAACTAATCAAAGAAAAGCCAGAGATAATCCGCAAAATGTTATCAGATAGGCATGTCCAGTTTGATCTGGATGGCTTGGTAAATGCAGACTCCAAGAGACGAGAGCTAATCATAAAAACAGACGAGCTTCGCAAGCAAAAGAACCAAGTGGCTGCAGAAATTGCAACCAAGAAAAAGACTGGCCAAAACGCAGATGATGCGATTGCAAAAATGCAAACCGTTTCTCAGCAATTGCAAGCACTAGAAGCAGAACAGATCAAAACCGAATCAGACTATAACAAACTGGCAATGACAATGCCAAATCTAATTCATGAATCAGTCCCACTTGGGGCAGACGATACATCAAACATTCAGGTAAAGACATGGGGAGTGATTCCAAAATTTGAGTTCAAAATCAAGGACCACATAGACATGGCACAAGACTTGGGGTTGGTGGATTTGGAGCGAGCTGCAAAGACAGCAGGTGCAAGATTTTATTATCTGAAAAACAATCTAGTGAGACTAAACCAAGCGCTGATTCATTTTGCACTAGACTATTTGGCAGAAAAACAATACGGACTAGTCCAACCCCCATACATGATCAATCGCGGTTCCATGGAAGGCGCAATAATTGCAGATGACTTTGAGAGTGTGATATACAAAGTTCAAGATGAGGACCTGTTTTTGATTGGCACATCAGAGCATTCCATTGCAGCAATGCATTCAGATGAAATCCTGGAAGGAAAAGACCTACCAATCAGATATGCAGGTGTTAGTCCATGCTTTAGAAAAGAGGCAGGCGCACACGGCAGAGACCAAAAGGGGATCTTTAGAGTACACCAGTTTGAAAAAGTAGAGCAGTACGTCTTTGCAAGACCAGAGGACTCTTGGAAGGAACATGAAAAAATGCTTACAGTTGCAGAAGAGTTTTACCAGAAACTCGAAATTCCATACCGAGTCATGCTCTTATCAAGTGGAGATATGGGCAAGGTCTCTGCAAAAACATATGACATTGAGGCCTGGATGGCAGGCCAAAATGCATACCGCGAAATAGTGTCATGTTCTAATTGCCTGGACTTTCAGACCAGGAGGCTAAAGATACGATTCCGAGACAAGACCAATGAGCAAACACAATACCTCCACTCGCTAAACAGCACCCTAGTTGCAACGACTAGAACGCTGGTTGCGATAATGGAGAATTTTCAGACAAAGGATGGCCATATCAGTGTGCCAAAGCCTTTACAGAAATATCTCGGATCAAGCGTGATTTAG
- a CDS encoding KEOPS complex subunit Pcc1, translating into METTLKITIDHLTKKKADAIRAALEPDNVDFPKGLSFEMENLDNALVFNFHSTGNMKTLTATIDEVLSHVQVALKVME; encoded by the coding sequence ATGGAAACCACACTCAAAATAACAATTGATCATCTGACCAAGAAAAAGGCCGATGCAATAAGGGCGGCCTTGGAGCCTGACAATGTTGATTTTCCCAAAGGGTTATCATTTGAGATGGAAAATCTTGATAATGCACTTGTTTTTAATTTCCACAGTACTGGTAATATGAAAACACTAACTGCTACCATTGATGAGGTCTTGTCCCATGTGCAAGTGGCACTAAAGGTGATGGAATAA